The genomic DNA CCTGGTTGCTCGGCTTCGCGCTGTTCCTGTTTGTCAGCCTCGCCGCCCTGAAGCGTTATGGCGAACTGGCGATGCATACCGGCGACGGGCTCGACGGTCGCGCCTATCGGGCCGCCGATGCGCCGGTCGTGCTCGCGCTTGGCGCGGCATCGGCGCTGACGGCGGTGCTGGTGTTCGCGTTGTACGTGCAGAGCGAGGACGTGCGTCGCCTGTATGCCCGCCCGGAATGGCTGTGGCTGGTCGCGCCGGTGTTGCTGTACTGGCTGGCGCGGCTGTGGACGCTGGCCGGTCGCGGGCTGGTGCGCGCCGACCCGATCCTGTTCGCCTTGCGTGATCCGGCCAGCTACCTGAGCGGACTGGCCCTGCTCGCGCTGTTCCGGAGTGCGCTGTGACTTCGGCACGATGGGTGGGGTGGAGCGCCGTCGCAGTCGCAGTCGCCATCGCCTGGCCGGCCTTGAACGGCCAGTTCCTCAGCGACGATCTCGCGGTCATGCATTGGCTGGTCGGCTGGGACGCGAACGGCGCGTTCTGGCCGTCGATCTTCGCCAAGTTCGCGGCCGGGTTCGATGTGCCGAGCCATTATTACCGACCGCTGGCGCTGATCACCTACGGACTGGATCAACGCCTGTTCGGCTGGGCGCCCTTGCCCTGGCACCTCACCAGTTTCGCGATTCACATCGGCAACGCCCTGCTGGTCGCCGCGGTGATGCGCGCGCTCGGCGGCGACGCCTTGCGTGCAAGTGCGGCGGCGGGGCTGTTCCTGTGCTTTCCGCTTGCACCCGAGGTGAGCATCTGGCTGTCGGGGCGCTACGACCTGCTCGCGGTCACCGGCATGTTGATCGCGGTGTATGCGCATCTGCGTGCGCAGGGCTTCGATCGCTGGCGCGCGCTCAGCCTGTTCGGATTCGCGCTCGGGCTGGCGGCCAAAGAAGCGGCGATGCCGACCCCGGGCCTGCTCGTGCTCGCGAGCCTGATGCGTGCGCCAGCCGGCGAGCCCGTGATCGCGCGCGGCCTGCGCATGCTGCGCGACTGTCTGCCGGCGGTGCTGCTGTTCTTCGCCTATCTCGGTCTTCGCTACGCCTTGTTCGGCAGTGCCCTGCAGGTCTATCCGGACGCCGACCCCACTGCCGCGTTGGGCATGACCGACCTGGTCGGGCGACTGTCGGCCCTGGGGTCGATTCCGCAATTCGTCTACGCCGATGCGGCGCTGAAAGGGCTGGTCGCGCTGGTCGTGGTCGGCCTCGCGATCGTGGGCGCCGCATTCGTCGCAGGTCGCGAACGAGTGCTGTTCCCGGCGTGGGGATTGCCGGTCGCGTGGACGCTGTTGTCGCTGGCGTCGCTGCTGCCGCATCTCGGCGGTGTCTACGCGCACGGCGAAGGCAGCCGCTTCTACTACGCGACCGCCGCGTGGCTGGTCCTCGCGATGGCGCCGGCGATCGGGTTGTTGCGCGCGCGTGCGCAGCCGGTCGTCGCGTGCGCCCTGGTCGCCGCATTCGCCTACGCGCAGACGCACACGCTGGCGCAATGGGCGCGTGCGGGCGCGGCGATGCCGGCACTGATGACGCAACTCGCCGAGGCCGCCGACACCCTCGACGAAGACGCCTTCGCACTCGCCATCGTGCCCGACCACATCGGCCCCGTGCCGTTCGTGCGCAATGCCCAGGGCGGCGTGGCGATGCCGCCGCAACAGGCGACGAACCTGCTGCCGAAACTGGTCCCGGTGTTGCCCGAACATGTGTCGACCTGGCCGCAACGCATCGCCAGCGGCGATGTCGCCCTGATCAAGCAACGCGCCGTCGCGCCAAGACTCGATGCCCTGTTCTGTTTCGATGCGCGCAGCAACACCCTGATCCGTGCAACGCAGCGACCGGACTGGCAGGACGCCGCTGCCTTCACCGCCGCCGCAACGCGCTTCGCCGCCAGCGCCTGCGACCTGCATTGACGCTGGCACCCGCACGTTCGCGTCGCTATCGTCGCCACCCCATCCGGGCCTGTAGCTCAACGGTTAGAGCAGGGGACTCATAATCCCTTGGTTCACGGTTCGAATCCGTGCGGGCCCACCAGTTCCGGGGTCAAAAAAATGTGTGGCGAAAAGCATAAGGTGATCGAAGCGATCAGATGATGCTTTGCGATCCAAGTTGGCCCGGCCGCGCTGTTCTCCAACAAGCTCAGCGGTCGATGCCACCGTCGGGTGGGCGTGTGGGCGCGCCTGTGATCGCCACGACGACCTTGCCCTTGGCGCGCCCGGTTTCGAGATAGGCCATCGCTTGCTTGGTTTCGGCGAAGGGAAAGATGCGGTCAACGATCACTTCGAGTTGGCCGGCATCGATCAGTGATGCCAGATGGGCGAGGTCGCTGCCACTGGGGTGCATGAACAGGAAACGGTAGCTCGCGCCATGGCGCGAGGCGCGCATGCGGATGCCGAGACTGGCGAGCCAGAACAGGGCGGCGAGGGCGGGGCCGCGGCCGAGATCCTTGCGGGCGGTCTGTGGTTCCGGCAGGCCGGCGACGGAGACGACGCGGGCGCCCGGCTTCAGTACCCGGAACAGGCGCGACAGCGTGTCGCCGCCGATCAGGTCGAAGGCGCAGTCGTAGCCGGTCAAGTGGTCTTCGAAACGTTCGCGCGAATAGTCGATGACCACGTCGGCGCCCAGTCGCCGGACCAGCGCTTCGCCACGCGGCGAAGCGGTCGTGGCGACGTGCGCGCCCATGTGTTTGGCGAGCTGGATCGCGAACGTGCCGACGCCGCCGGCACCGCCCGGGATGAAGATGCGCTGCCCCGCCTGCAACTGCAATTCGTCACGCAGCGCCTGCAGCGCAGTGAGGGCAGCGAGCGGCACCGCGGCCGCCGTCGGGAAGTCCAGCGACGCGGGCATCACGGCGGCATGGTCCTCATGGACCACGGCGAATTCGGCGCACGCGCCCATGTGGTCCTTGTCGACGCGTGCATACACGCGATCGCCTGCG from Lysobacterales bacterium includes the following:
- a CDS encoding NADP-dependent oxidoreductase, whose product is MRAFVLSRYGGPEHTAVGEVPKPSPRAGELLVRVEAAGLNPVDFKTRMGALKIIRDYPLPIVMGNELAGVVEAVGAGVTRFTAGDRVYARVDKDHMGACAEFAVVHEDHAAVMPASLDFPTAAAVPLAALTALQALRDELQLQAGQRIFIPGGAGGVGTFAIQLAKHMGAHVATTASPRGEALVRRLGADVVIDYSRERFEDHLTGYDCAFDLIGGDTLSRLFRVLKPGARVVSVAGLPEPQTARKDLGRGPALAALFWLASLGIRMRASRHGASYRFLFMHPSGSDLAHLASLIDAGQLEVIVDRIFPFAETKQAMAYLETGRAKGKVVVAITGAPTRPPDGGIDR